The following proteins are co-located in the Candidatus Methanogranum gryphiswaldense genome:
- a CDS encoding methylamine methyltransferase corrinoid protein reductive activase, giving the protein MTDYCIALDIGTSGLRCQAIDMGTGETLATSITQRHPIPGMNVIDHVNFAIQSGEDVANGLIIGAVNQLFSTLGIDLSKVRRVGVSGNTFQLSLFENIEIRDLAYAGKNMLKDLGVVPPERNGKVLKASDLGIVGMPDAELVIPPAVTHEIGADAIAMLKMTNILSEKEPVIVVDYGTNAEMALIVNGKIFTGSAAAGPALEGQQIEKGMLAAPGAICDVDITKDGWKCTVLDDAMVERIGDTVDPKTGKPVEKGKMNCRAIGVTGTGVVATLYCGMETGLIDTPKILTPDGKIHLQDDICISSADVDEAGKAIGALRAGFLTLLHEAGLWTGDVKKAYMSGASGLYVDAAKAMKIGMVVPGAEHIVQFGNTSIEMAREIAMGKMDLDDLREFAKKLRATHVMFATSETFKNIYSIEYSLWCTGMPASEYNNMLDIYNLPPLSEPTKKLVVERLARTDLPDTENRKVNILEDSGTIIMGEVKDCTLCGHCIKACPENALSIIREEGKVYAKVKSDRCAGTACRRCERACKQGVLNLRYFTIPG; this is encoded by the coding sequence ATGACAGACTATTGTATTGCATTGGATATAGGGACAAGCGGTCTTCGGTGTCAGGCCATTGATATGGGCACAGGAGAGACACTTGCGACATCGATCACACAGCGTCATCCGATACCTGGCATGAACGTCATAGACCATGTGAATTTCGCGATCCAATCCGGAGAGGATGTCGCGAACGGATTGATAATCGGTGCGGTGAATCAACTCTTCTCGACACTCGGTATCGATCTCTCCAAAGTAAGGAGGGTCGGTGTAAGCGGCAACACATTCCAATTGTCGCTTTTTGAAAATATAGAGATCAGGGACCTTGCATACGCGGGAAAGAATATGCTGAAGGACCTCGGGGTCGTTCCTCCGGAAAGAAATGGAAAGGTCCTTAAAGCATCCGATCTCGGTATAGTCGGTATGCCGGATGCGGAACTTGTAATACCCCCGGCCGTGACGCATGAGATTGGTGCGGATGCCATTGCAATGCTGAAGATGACCAACATCCTCAGTGAGAAGGAGCCTGTCATTGTAGTGGACTACGGTACCAATGCAGAGATGGCGCTCATAGTGAATGGAAAGATATTCACAGGTTCTGCAGCAGCAGGGCCCGCTCTTGAAGGACAGCAGATAGAGAAAGGTATGTTGGCCGCTCCGGGAGCCATATGTGATGTGGACATAACCAAAGATGGATGGAAATGCACGGTCCTGGATGATGCCATGGTAGAGAGGATAGGAGATACTGTCGATCCTAAAACAGGTAAACCCGTAGAGAAGGGAAAGATGAACTGTCGGGCAATAGGTGTCACCGGAACAGGGGTCGTAGCGACTCTGTATTGTGGTATGGAGACAGGGCTCATCGATACTCCTAAGATACTCACACCTGATGGGAAGATCCATCTTCAGGATGACATCTGCATATCATCGGCCGATGTGGACGAGGCAGGCAAGGCAATAGGTGCCTTACGTGCTGGATTCCTTACGCTCTTGCATGAGGCTGGATTATGGACAGGCGATGTTAAGAAAGCGTACATGTCGGGAGCATCAGGTCTCTATGTGGATGCCGCTAAGGCAATGAAGATCGGAATGGTAGTACCCGGTGCTGAGCACATCGTGCAGTTCGGTAATACCTCCATTGAAATGGCGAGAGAGATCGCGATGGGAAAGATGGATCTCGACGATCTACGCGAATTCGCCAAGAAACTCAGGGCCACTCATGTCATGTTCGCAACCTCGGAAACATTCAAAAATATCTATTCGATAGAATACTCCCTTTGGTGCACCGGGATGCCAGCATCCGAATACAACAACATGTTGGACATTTACAATCTGCCTCCTCTGTCTGAACCGACCAAGAAGCTCGTTGTAGAGAGGCTTGCACGTACCGATCTTCCGGATACCGAGAATCGCAAGGTGAACATACTCGAGGATTCGGGGACGATCATCATGGGCGAGGTCAAGGATTGCACATTATGCGGACACTGTATCAAGGCTTGTCCTGAAAATGCCCTGTCCATAATCCGTGAGGAAGGAAAGGTATATGCTAAGGTCAAGTCCGACAGATGTGCGGGCACTGCTTGCAGACGTTGTGAAAGAGCGTGTAAACAAGGGGTTCTAAATCTTAGATATTTCACAATACCTGGTTGA